A genomic region of Mycobacterium sp. Aquia_213 contains the following coding sequences:
- the coaBC gene encoding bifunctional phosphopantothenoylcysteine decarboxylase/phosphopantothenate--cysteine ligase CoaBC, translating to MDRKRIVVGVSGGIAAYKACTVVRQLAEAGHEVRVIPTESALRFVGAATFEALSGQPVHTGVFTDVPEVPHVRLGQQADLVVVAPATADLLARAVHGRADDLLTATLLTARCPVLFAPAMHTEMWLHPATVDNVATLRRRGAVVLEPAFGRLTGADSGKGRLPEAEEITTLAQLLLERGDALPFDLAGRKLLVTAGGTREPIDPVRFIGNRSSGKQGYAVARVAAQRGAEVTLIAGHTVGLIDPAGVEVVHISTAQQLADAVSKHAPAADVLVMAAAVADFRPAHVAAAKIKKGPNDQDDAPTIELVRNDDVLAGAVRARAHGELPNMRAIVGFAAETGDANGDVLFHARAKLRRKGCDLLVVNAVGDGRAFEVDSNDGWLLASDGTEAALQHGSKTLMASRIVDAIVTFLQGEDG from the coding sequence GTGGATCGCAAGCGGATCGTCGTCGGTGTCTCCGGTGGTATCGCCGCGTACAAGGCGTGCACCGTCGTTCGGCAGCTCGCCGAGGCGGGCCATGAGGTCCGCGTCATCCCGACCGAATCCGCCCTGCGCTTCGTCGGCGCCGCCACATTCGAGGCCCTGTCCGGGCAGCCGGTGCACACCGGTGTCTTCACCGACGTTCCCGAGGTGCCGCATGTCCGGCTCGGCCAGCAGGCCGACCTGGTCGTGGTGGCACCGGCCACCGCCGACCTGTTGGCCCGTGCGGTGCACGGCCGGGCCGACGATCTGCTGACCGCGACGCTGCTCACGGCGCGATGTCCGGTGCTGTTCGCCCCCGCGATGCACACCGAGATGTGGTTACACCCGGCCACGGTCGACAATGTGGCGACATTGCGCCGTCGGGGCGCTGTTGTGCTGGAACCGGCATTTGGACGGCTCACCGGCGCGGACAGCGGCAAAGGAAGGCTGCCCGAGGCCGAAGAGATCACCACGCTGGCCCAGCTGCTGCTGGAGCGCGGCGACGCGCTGCCCTTCGACCTGGCCGGCCGCAAGCTTCTGGTGACCGCCGGCGGCACCCGCGAGCCGATCGATCCGGTCCGCTTCATCGGTAACCGCAGCTCCGGCAAGCAGGGCTACGCGGTCGCACGGGTCGCCGCCCAGCGCGGCGCCGAGGTCACGCTGATCGCCGGCCACACCGTCGGGCTGATCGATCCGGCCGGTGTCGAAGTGGTGCACATCAGCACGGCCCAGCAGCTCGCCGACGCGGTCTCCAAGCACGCTCCGGCCGCCGACGTCCTGGTGATGGCGGCCGCGGTCGCCGACTTCCGGCCCGCGCACGTTGCCGCCGCGAAGATCAAAAAAGGCCCGAACGATCAGGACGACGCGCCGACCATCGAGTTGGTGCGCAACGACGACGTGCTGGCCGGCGCGGTCCGCGCGCGAGCGCACGGGGAGCTGCCCAACATGCGGGCCATCGTCGGTTTCGCCGCCGAGACCGGCGACGCCAACGGCGATGTGTTGTTCCACGCCCGAGCGAAGTTGCGCCGCAAGGGATGTGACCTGTTGGTGGTCAACGCGGTTGGCGACGGCAGGGCGTTCGAGGTGGACAGCAACGACGGCTGGCTGCTGGCGTCCGACGGCACCGAGGCCGCGCTGCAGCACGGGTCGAAGACGTTGATGGCCAGTCGAATCGTTGACGCGATCGTCACTTTTCTGCAGGGCGAAGACGGGTAA
- the rpoZ gene encoding DNA-directed RNA polymerase subunit omega codes for MSIPQSDASLTAVDQFDPSAGGPRAYDTPLGITNPPIDELLDRVSSKYALVIYAAKRARQINDYYNQLGEGILEYVGPLVEPGLQEKPLSIAMREIHADLLEHTEGE; via the coding sequence GTGAGTATTCCGCAGTCCGACGCGTCGCTGACCGCCGTGGATCAATTCGATCCTTCCGCGGGCGGTCCGCGCGCCTACGACACCCCATTGGGCATCACCAACCCGCCCATCGACGAATTGCTGGACCGCGTCTCGAGCAAGTACGCGCTGGTGATCTACGCCGCCAAGCGAGCTCGGCAAATCAACGATTACTACAACCAGCTCGGCGAGGGCATCCTCGAGTACGTCGGCCCGCTGGTCGAGCCCGGGTTGCAGGAAAAGCCGCTCTCGATCGCGATGCGTGAGATCCACGCCGACCTGCTCGAGCACACCGAGGGCGAGTAA
- the gmk gene encoding guanylate kinase: MTVDEGPDAEHRARPEPSGDGRVVVLSGPSAVGKSTVVRRLREQVPNLHFSVSATTRAPRPGEVDGVDYHFVSPDRFQQLIDEGALLEWAEIHGGLQRSGTPAGPVRAATAAGFPVLIEVDLAGARAIKRAMPEAITVFLAPPSWADLQARLVGRGTETPEAMARRLETAREELAAQDDFDQVVVNRQLESACAELVSLLVGNASGTA; encoded by the coding sequence GTGACCGTCGACGAGGGACCGGACGCCGAGCACCGCGCACGTCCTGAGCCATCAGGCGACGGGCGTGTGGTGGTGCTGTCCGGTCCCTCAGCGGTCGGCAAGTCAACAGTGGTTCGGCGTCTGCGCGAGCAGGTACCGAACCTGCATTTCAGTGTCTCGGCCACGACGCGGGCGCCGCGGCCGGGCGAGGTCGACGGCGTCGACTACCACTTCGTCAGTCCCGACCGCTTTCAGCAACTCATCGACGAGGGTGCCCTGCTGGAGTGGGCCGAAATCCACGGTGGACTGCAGCGATCCGGCACCCCGGCCGGGCCGGTCCGGGCCGCGACCGCCGCGGGATTTCCGGTGCTCATCGAGGTGGATCTGGCCGGAGCCCGGGCGATCAAAAGGGCGATGCCGGAAGCCATCACCGTGTTCCTGGCCCCGCCCAGCTGGGCGGATTTGCAGGCCAGGCTCGTTGGGCGTGGCACCGAAACGCCGGAGGCCATGGCGCGCCGCCTGGAGACCGCGCGGGAGGAACTGGCGGCCCAAGACGACTTCGACCAGGTCGTCGTCAACAGGCAATTGGAGTCTGCGTGCGCGGAATTGGTATCCTTGCTGGTGGGAAACGCGTCTGGTACGGCCTGA
- the mihF gene encoding integration host factor, actinobacterial type — protein sequence MALPQLTDEQRAAALEKAAAARRARAELKDRLKRGGTNLTQVLKDAESDEVLGKMKVSALLEALPKVGKVKAQEIMTELEIAPTRRLRGLGDRQRKALLEKFGTA from the coding sequence GTGGCCCTTCCCCAGTTGACCGACGAGCAGCGCGCGGCCGCGTTGGAGAAGGCGGCTGCCGCACGTCGAGCACGAGCAGAGCTGAAAGACCGGCTCAAGCGTGGTGGCACCAACCTGACCCAGGTGCTCAAGGACGCAGAGAGTGATGAAGTCCTGGGCAAGATGAAGGTTTCTGCGCTGCTGGAGGCGTTGCCGAAGGTGGGCAAGGTCAAGGCGCAGGAAATCATGACCGAGCTCGAGATCGCTCCGACCCGCCGCCTGCGCGGTCTCGGCGATCGCCAGCGCAAGGCACTGCTGGAAAAGTTCGGCACCGCCTAA
- the pyrF gene encoding orotidine-5'-phosphate decarboxylase, whose product MTGFGVRLAEAKANRGPLCLGIDPHPELLRAWDLPASADGVAKFCDICVEAFSGFAVVKPQVAFFESYGSAGYAVLERTIAALRAAGVLVLADAKRGDIGTTMSAYAAAWAGDSPLAADAVTASPYLGFGSLRPLLEAAAAHDRGVFVVAASSNPEGATVQRAAFDGRTVAQLVIDQAAVVNRSSTPNEPGYVGVVVGATVFEAPDVSALGGPVLVPGVGVQGGRPEALAGLGGAVPGQLLPAVAREVLRAGPSVSDLRAAGEQMLDSVAYLGVQ is encoded by the coding sequence ATGACCGGGTTCGGCGTCCGGCTGGCCGAGGCGAAGGCGAATCGCGGGCCGTTGTGTCTGGGCATCGACCCGCACCCCGAGCTGCTGCGGGCGTGGGACCTGCCGGCCAGCGCCGACGGCGTGGCCAAGTTCTGCGACATCTGTGTGGAGGCCTTTTCCGGCTTCGCCGTCGTCAAGCCCCAGGTGGCGTTCTTCGAGTCCTACGGCTCCGCCGGCTACGCGGTGCTGGAACGCACGATCGCCGCGCTGCGCGCGGCCGGGGTGCTGGTGCTGGCCGACGCCAAGCGCGGGGACATCGGGACGACGATGTCGGCCTACGCCGCGGCCTGGGCCGGCGATTCGCCGCTGGCCGCCGACGCCGTCACCGCCTCGCCCTATCTGGGGTTCGGCTCGTTGCGCCCGCTGCTGGAGGCCGCCGCCGCCCACGATCGGGGGGTGTTCGTGGTGGCGGCCAGCTCCAACCCGGAGGGCGCGACCGTGCAGCGTGCCGCCTTCGACGGCCGCACGGTGGCCCAGCTGGTCATCGACCAGGCGGCGGTGGTCAACCGGTCGTCGACTCCGAATGAGCCGGGATACGTCGGCGTGGTCGTGGGTGCGACGGTCTTCGAGGCGCCCGACGTCAGCGCGCTGGGCGGGCCGGTGCTGGTTCCGGGCGTCGGCGTGCAGGGCGGGCGTCCTGAGGCCCTGGCGGGCCTGGGTGGGGCCGTTCCGGGCCAATTGCTGCCCGCGGTGGCCCGCGAGGTGCTGCGGGCCGGACCGAGCGTGTCGGATCTGCGGGCCGCGGGCGAACAAATGCTGGACTCCGTCGCCTATCTCGGTGTGCAATAG
- the carB gene encoding carbamoyl-phosphate synthase large subunit, producing MPRRTDLRHVLVIGSGPIVIGQACEFDYSGTQACRVLRAEGLQVSLVNSNPATIMTDPEYADHTYVEPITPAFVEKVIAQQAERGNKIDALLATLGGQTALNTAVALYENGALERYGVELIGADFDAIQRGEDRQMFKDIVAKVGGESARSRVCFTMDEVRETVEDLGLPVVVRPSFTMGGLGSGMANSAEEVDRMAGAGLAESPSANVLIEESIYGWKEFELELMRDGHDNVVVVCSIENVDPMGVHTGDSVTVAPAMTLTDREYQRMRDLGIAILREVGVDTGGCNIQFAIDPKDGRLIVIEMNPRVSRSSALASKATGFPIAKIAAKLAIGYTLDEIVNDITKETPACFEPTLDYVVVKAPRFAFEKFPGADPTLTTTMKSVGEAMSLGRNFVEALGKVMRSLETDRAGFWTGPDPDGDVEEVLTRLLTPTEGRLYDIELALRLGASVERVAEASGVDPWFVAQIGELVALRDELTAAPVLDADLLRHGKHSGLSDRQIAALRPELAGEAGVRSLRERLGIHPVFKTVDTCAAEFEAKTPYHYSSYELDPAAETEVAPQAEKPKVLILGSGPNRIGQGIEFDYSCVHAATTLSQAGFETVMVNCNPETVSTDYDTADRLYFEPLTFEDVLEVFRAEAESGSGGPGVVGVIVQLGGQTPLGLAQRLADAGVPIVGTPPEAIDLAEDRGAFGDVLGAAGLPAPKYGTATTFAQARRIADEIGYPVLVRPSYVLGGRGMEIVYDEETLKSYITRATQLSPEHPVLVDRFLEDAVEIDVDALCDGAEVYIGGVMEHIEEAGIHSGDSACALPPVTLGRSDIEKVRRATEAIAHGIGVVGLLNVQYALKDDVLYVLEANPRASRTVPFVSKATAIPLAKACARIMLGTTISQLRDEGMLVPTGDGAHAALDAPIAVKEAVLPFHRFRRADGSGIDSLLGPEMKSTGEVMGIDRDFGTAFAKSQTAAYGSLPAQGTVFVSVANRDKRSLVFPVKRLADLGFRVLATEGTAEMLRRNGIPCDEVRKHFEPPEPGRPALSAVDAIKAGEVDMVINTPYGNSGPRIDGYEIRSVAVSVNIPCVTTVQGASAAVQGIEAGIRGDIGVRSLQELHSVIGRRGPAERDAR from the coding sequence GTGCCGCGCCGCACCGACCTGCGTCATGTCCTGGTGATCGGTTCCGGGCCGATCGTCATCGGTCAAGCCTGCGAATTCGACTACTCCGGCACCCAGGCCTGCCGGGTGCTGCGCGCCGAGGGTCTGCAGGTCAGCCTGGTCAACTCCAACCCGGCCACGATCATGACCGACCCGGAGTACGCCGACCACACCTACGTCGAGCCCATCACGCCGGCCTTCGTGGAGAAGGTGATCGCCCAGCAGGCCGAGCGCGGCAACAAGATCGACGCCCTGCTGGCGACGCTGGGCGGGCAGACCGCGCTCAACACCGCGGTCGCGCTGTACGAGAACGGCGCCCTGGAGCGCTACGGCGTCGAGCTGATCGGCGCGGACTTCGACGCCATCCAGCGCGGCGAGGACCGGCAGATGTTCAAGGACATCGTCGCCAAGGTCGGCGGTGAATCCGCACGCAGCCGAGTCTGTTTCACGATGGACGAGGTCCGCGAAACGGTCGAGGACCTCGGTCTGCCCGTCGTGGTGCGGCCTAGCTTCACGATGGGCGGGCTGGGCTCGGGGATGGCGAACTCCGCCGAGGAGGTCGACCGGATGGCCGGCGCCGGGCTGGCGGAATCGCCCAGCGCCAACGTGCTGATCGAGGAATCGATCTACGGCTGGAAGGAATTCGAGCTCGAGCTGATGCGCGACGGCCACGACAACGTCGTGGTGGTCTGCTCGATCGAGAACGTCGACCCGATGGGCGTGCACACCGGTGACTCGGTCACGGTCGCGCCGGCGATGACGCTGACCGACCGGGAATACCAGCGGATGCGCGATCTGGGCATCGCGATCCTGCGCGAGGTCGGCGTCGACACCGGCGGCTGCAACATCCAGTTCGCGATCGATCCGAAAGACGGCCGGCTGATCGTCATCGAGATGAATCCGCGGGTATCCCGTTCCAGCGCACTGGCTTCCAAGGCCACCGGCTTTCCGATCGCCAAGATCGCCGCCAAACTGGCCATCGGCTACACGCTCGACGAGATCGTCAACGACATCACCAAGGAAACCCCGGCCTGCTTCGAGCCCACCCTGGACTATGTCGTGGTCAAGGCGCCGCGGTTCGCATTCGAGAAGTTCCCCGGGGCCGACCCCACCCTGACCACCACGATGAAATCCGTCGGCGAGGCAATGTCGCTGGGCCGCAACTTCGTCGAGGCGCTCGGCAAGGTGATGCGCTCGCTGGAGACCGACCGGGCCGGCTTCTGGACGGGCCCCGACCCCGACGGTGACGTCGAGGAAGTGTTGACCCGGCTGCTGACTCCGACCGAAGGCCGGCTGTACGACATCGAGCTGGCGTTGCGGCTGGGCGCCTCGGTGGAGCGGGTCGCGGAAGCCAGCGGCGTCGACCCGTGGTTCGTCGCGCAGATCGGCGAGTTGGTGGCGCTGCGCGACGAGCTGACCGCCGCCCCGGTGCTGGACGCCGATCTGCTGCGGCACGGTAAGCACAGCGGACTGTCCGATCGCCAGATCGCTGCGCTGCGACCGGAATTGGCCGGCGAGGCCGGGGTGCGCTCGCTGCGGGAACGCCTCGGCATCCACCCCGTGTTCAAGACCGTCGACACCTGCGCCGCGGAATTCGAGGCCAAGACGCCCTATCACTACAGCAGCTACGAACTCGACCCCGCCGCCGAGACCGAGGTCGCACCGCAGGCCGAAAAGCCCAAGGTGTTGATCCTGGGGTCGGGGCCGAACCGGATCGGGCAGGGGATCGAATTCGACTACAGCTGCGTGCATGCGGCAACCACGCTGAGCCAGGCCGGCTTTGAAACCGTGATGGTCAACTGCAACCCGGAGACGGTGTCGACCGACTACGACACCGCCGACCGGCTCTACTTCGAACCGCTGACCTTCGAGGACGTCCTCGAGGTGTTCCGCGCCGAAGCGGAGTCGGGCAGCGGCGGCCCGGGAGTGGTCGGCGTCATCGTGCAACTCGGCGGCCAGACACCGCTTGGGCTGGCCCAGCGGCTCGCCGACGCCGGCGTTCCGATCGTCGGCACCCCGCCGGAGGCCATCGACCTGGCCGAGGACCGCGGTGCCTTCGGCGACGTGCTGGGTGCGGCGGGGCTGCCGGCGCCGAAGTACGGCACCGCAACGACTTTCGCGCAGGCGCGCCGAATCGCCGACGAGATCGGCTACCCGGTACTGGTGCGTCCGTCCTACGTGCTGGGCGGGCGGGGCATGGAGATCGTCTATGACGAGGAGACGCTGAAGAGCTACATCACCCGTGCCACCCAGCTGTCGCCCGAGCACCCGGTGCTCGTCGACCGGTTCCTCGAGGACGCGGTCGAAATCGACGTCGACGCACTGTGTGACGGCGCCGAGGTCTACATCGGCGGGGTTATGGAGCACATCGAGGAGGCCGGCATTCACTCCGGGGACTCGGCCTGCGCGCTGCCCCCGGTGACGCTGGGCCGCAGCGACATCGAGAAGGTCCGCCGGGCGACGGAGGCCATCGCGCACGGCATCGGTGTGGTGGGGCTGCTCAACGTGCAGTACGCCCTGAAAGACGACGTGCTCTATGTCCTTGAGGCCAACCCGCGGGCCAGCCGTACCGTGCCGTTCGTTTCCAAGGCCACCGCGATCCCACTGGCCAAAGCGTGTGCCCGGATCATGTTGGGCACCACCATCTCCCAGCTTCGTGACGAAGGCATGCTGGTGCCGACCGGCGACGGCGCCCACGCGGCCCTGGACGCCCCGATCGCGGTGAAGGAAGCGGTGTTGCCCTTCCACCGGTTCCGGCGTGCCGACGGATCGGGCATCGATTCGTTGCTGGGCCCGGAGATGAAATCGACCGGTGAGGTGATGGGGATCGACCGGGACTTCGGCACTGCCTTCGCCAAAAGCCAGACCGCGGCCTACGGTTCGTTGCCGGCCCAGGGCACCGTGTTCGTCTCGGTCGCCAACCGCGACAAGCGCTCATTGGTGTTCCCCGTCAAGCGGCTGGCCGACCTGGGTTTCCGGGTGCTGGCCACCGAAGGCACCGCGGAGATGTTGCGCCGCAACGGAATTCCCTGCGACGAGGTGCGCAAGCACTTCGAGCCACCGGAGCCCGGGCGGCCCGCGTTGTCGGCGGTCGACGCGATCAAGGCGGGTGAGGTCGACATGGTGATCAACACGCCCTACGGGAACTCCGGTCCACGCATCGACGGCTACGAAATCCGTTCCGTCGCGGTGTCGGTCAACATCCCCTGCGTGACAACCGTGCAGGGCGCATCGGCCGCCGTGCAGGGCATCGAGGCCGGCATCCGCGGGGACATCGGGGTGCGGTCGCTGCAGGAGCTGCACAGCGTGATCGGACGCCGGGGCCCGGCCGAAAGGGACGCTCGATGA
- the carA gene encoding glutamine-hydrolyzing carbamoyl-phosphate synthase small subunit gives MTKAAQLVLEDGRVFTGTPFGTIGQTLGEAVFSTGMSGYQETLTDPSYHRQIVVATAPQIGNTGWNGEDAESRGDKIWVAGYAVRDPSPRASNWRATSTLEDELIRQHIVGIAGIDTRAVVRHLRSRGSMKAGVFSGAALAEPDELLDRVRDQQSMLGADLAREVSTPGTYIVEPEGPQRFTVAALDLGIKTNTPRNFARRGIRSHVLPASATFEQIADIKPDGVFLSNGPGDPATADHIVALTCEVLNAGIPLFGICFGNQILGRALGLSTYKMVFGHRGINIPVIDHATGRVAVTAQNHGFALEGEAGQQFDTPFGQGIVSHTCANDGVVEGVKLLDGRAFSVQYHPEAAAGPHDAEYLFDQFADLMARESR, from the coding sequence GTGACTAAAGCAGCCCAACTGGTACTTGAAGACGGGCGCGTCTTCACCGGGACGCCGTTCGGCACGATCGGCCAGACCCTCGGGGAGGCCGTCTTCTCCACGGGCATGTCGGGTTACCAGGAGACGCTGACCGATCCCAGCTATCACCGCCAGATCGTGGTGGCCACCGCACCGCAGATCGGCAACACCGGCTGGAACGGCGAGGACGCCGAAAGCCGGGGCGACAAAATCTGGGTCGCCGGTTACGCGGTGCGCGACCCGTCGCCGCGCGCCTCGAACTGGCGTGCCACGTCGACGCTGGAGGACGAGCTGATCCGCCAGCACATCGTCGGGATCGCCGGCATCGACACCCGCGCCGTGGTGCGGCATCTGCGCAGCCGCGGCTCGATGAAGGCCGGGGTGTTCTCCGGCGCGGCGCTGGCCGAGCCGGACGAGCTGTTGGACCGGGTGCGCGACCAGCAGTCGATGCTCGGTGCTGACCTCGCCCGCGAGGTCAGCACCCCGGGCACATATATCGTGGAACCCGAAGGGCCGCAGCGATTTACGGTCGCAGCCCTGGATTTGGGAATCAAGACCAACACGCCGCGCAACTTCGCTCGGCGCGGAATCCGCAGCCACGTGCTGCCGGCGTCGGCCACCTTCGAGCAGATCGCCGACATCAAGCCGGACGGGGTGTTCTTATCCAACGGGCCCGGCGACCCGGCCACCGCGGACCACATCGTCGCGCTCACCTGTGAGGTGCTCAACGCCGGAATCCCGTTGTTCGGCATCTGTTTCGGCAATCAGATCCTGGGCCGGGCGCTCGGCCTGTCCACCTACAAGATGGTCTTCGGTCACCGGGGGATCAACATCCCGGTCATCGACCATGCCACCGGGCGGGTCGCGGTGACCGCGCAGAACCACGGCTTCGCGCTGGAAGGTGAGGCCGGCCAGCAGTTCGACACGCCGTTCGGCCAAGGGATCGTCAGCCACACCTGCGCCAACGACGGAGTAGTCGAGGGTGTCAAACTGCTTGATGGACGGGCATTTTCGGTGCAATACCATCCGGAGGCCGCCGCCGGCCCACACGATGCGGAGTACCTGTTCGACCAATTCGCCGACCTGATGGCAAGGGAGTCACGCTAG
- a CDS encoding transporter, whose product MNSATLVGSLIFAAVLVVVIAVVIQLMMLGWRRRSLRQQELIGNLPAIPDEVGMATTTLRGVYVGSTLAPEWNERVTAGDLGFRSKAVLSRYPEGILLERIGANPIWIPQSAISEVRTERVLAGKLGARSGILAIRWRLPSGVEIDTGFRAGNRGGYDGWLEEAA is encoded by the coding sequence ATGAATTCCGCAACGCTGGTGGGGTCGCTGATCTTCGCGGCCGTGCTGGTCGTGGTCATCGCGGTGGTCATCCAGCTGATGATGCTGGGCTGGCGGCGGCGCTCGCTGCGCCAGCAGGAACTGATCGGCAACCTGCCCGCCATACCCGACGAGGTGGGCATGGCGACCACCACACTGCGCGGTGTCTACGTCGGGTCGACGCTGGCCCCGGAATGGAATGAGCGGGTCACGGCCGGTGATCTCGGGTTTCGCAGCAAGGCGGTGCTGAGCCGCTATCCCGAGGGAATCCTGTTGGAACGCATCGGCGCCAACCCGATTTGGATTCCGCAGAGCGCAATTTCCGAAGTGCGCACCGAACGCGTGCTGGCCGGCAAGCTCGGCGCCCGCAGTGGGATATTGGCCATCCGGTGGCGGCTACCGTCGGGCGTCGAAATCGACACCGGGTTCCGGGCCGGCAATCGCGGCGGATACGACGGTTGGCTCGAGGAGGCTGCGTGA
- a CDS encoding dihydroorotase, protein MSVLLRGVRLYGEGDRVDVRIDDGQIAEIGAKQAIPDTADVIDATGQVLLPGFVDLHTHLREPGREYAEDIETGSAAAALGGYTAVFAMANTKPVADSPVVTDHVWHRGQQVGLVDVHPVGAVTVGLAGSELTEMGMMAAGVAQVRMFSDDGSCVHDPLIMRRALEYATGLGVLIAQHAEEPRLTVGAVAHEGPTAARLGLAGWPRVAEESIVARDALLARDAGARVHICHASTAGTVELLKWAKGQGISITAEVTPHHLLLDDSRLVSYDGVNRVNPPLREAADTIALRQALADGVIDCVATDHAPHAEHEKCCEFAAARPGMLGLQTALSVVVQTMVAPGLLTWRDVARVMSENPARIVGLPDHGRPLEVGEPANLTVVDPDATWTVTGGDLASRSANTPYESMTLPATVTATLLRGKITARDGKSPA, encoded by the coding sequence ATGAGTGTGCTGCTTCGCGGAGTCCGGTTGTACGGCGAAGGCGATCGAGTCGACGTCCGGATCGACGACGGCCAGATCGCCGAAATCGGGGCCAAGCAGGCTATCCCGGATACCGCCGACGTCATCGACGCCACCGGTCAGGTGCTGCTGCCCGGGTTCGTCGACCTGCACACCCACCTGCGCGAGCCCGGCCGCGAATACGCCGAGGACATCGAAACCGGTTCGGCAGCAGCGGCTTTGGGTGGATACACGGCGGTGTTCGCGATGGCGAACACCAAACCGGTGGCCGACAGCCCGGTGGTCACCGATCACGTCTGGCATCGCGGCCAGCAGGTCGGCCTGGTGGACGTGCACCCCGTCGGCGCGGTCACGGTCGGACTGGCCGGATCCGAGCTCACCGAGATGGGCATGATGGCCGCCGGCGTCGCACAGGTGCGGATGTTCTCCGACGACGGCAGTTGCGTGCACGACCCGCTGATCATGCGCCGCGCGCTGGAATACGCCACCGGGTTGGGCGTGCTGATCGCCCAGCACGCCGAGGAGCCGCGACTGACCGTCGGCGCGGTGGCGCACGAGGGGCCCACGGCCGCCCGGCTCGGACTCGCGGGCTGGCCCCGGGTGGCCGAGGAATCGATCGTCGCCCGCGACGCGCTGCTGGCTCGCGACGCCGGCGCCCGCGTGCACATCTGCCACGCCTCCACTGCGGGAACGGTCGAGCTTCTGAAATGGGCTAAGGGGCAAGGCATTTCAATCACCGCCGAGGTGACGCCGCATCATCTGTTGCTGGATGACAGCAGGCTGGTCAGCTACGACGGGGTGAACCGGGTCAATCCGCCGCTGCGTGAGGCAGCCGACACGATCGCGTTGCGTCAAGCACTGGCCGACGGGGTAATCGACTGTGTGGCCACCGACCATGCCCCGCACGCAGAGCACGAGAAATGCTGCGAGTTCGCCGCCGCCCGCCCCGGCATGCTGGGGCTGCAGACCGCGCTGTCGGTGGTGGTGCAGACGATGGTGGCACCCGGATTGCTCACCTGGCGCGATGTCGCTCGGGTGATGAGCGAAAACCCGGCGCGCATAGTCGGATTGCCCGATCACGGCCGGCCGCTGGAAGTAGGGGAGCCGGCCAACCTGACCGTGGTGGACCCGGACGCGACCTGGACGGTCACCGGTGGCGACCTGGCCAGCCGCTCGGCCAATACTCCGTACGAGTCGATGACCTTGCCCGCCACCGTGACCGCCACGCTGCTGCGCGGAAAGATCACCGCTCGGGACGGGAAGAGCCCGGCATGA
- a CDS encoding aspartate carbamoyltransferase catalytic subunit translates to MTRHLLAAGDLSRDDATAILDDADRFAQALVGREVKKLPTLRGRTVVTMFYENSTRTRVSFEVAGKWMSADVINVSSSGSSVSKGESLRDTALTLHAAGADALIIRHPASGAAHLLADWTARGDGEEGGPSVINAGDGTHEHPTQALLDALTIRQRLGAIEGRRVVIVGDILHSRVARSNVMLLATLGAEVVLVAPPTLLPVGVEGWPATVSYDFDAELPAADAVLMLRVQAERMNGGFFPSVREYSVRYGLSDRRQAMLPGHAVVLHPGPMVRGMEIASSVADSSQSAVLQQVSNGVHVRMAVLFHVLVGTDSAEQKAKEVVA, encoded by the coding sequence ATGACCAGACATCTGCTGGCCGCCGGCGATCTCAGTCGTGACGATGCCACCGCGATCCTGGACGACGCCGACCGGTTCGCGCAGGCTCTGGTCGGGCGCGAGGTGAAGAAGCTGCCGACGCTGCGCGGGCGCACCGTGGTGACGATGTTCTACGAGAACTCCACCCGCACCAGGGTGTCGTTCGAGGTGGCCGGGAAGTGGATGAGCGCCGACGTGATCAACGTCAGCTCCTCCGGATCGTCGGTGAGCAAAGGGGAGTCGCTGCGCGACACCGCGTTGACGCTGCACGCGGCCGGTGCCGACGCGCTGATCATCCGGCACCCGGCCTCCGGTGCCGCGCACCTGCTGGCCGATTGGACCGCACGCGGCGACGGCGAAGAAGGTGGCCCGTCGGTGATCAATGCCGGCGACGGCACCCACGAACACCCGACGCAGGCGCTGCTGGACGCGTTGACCATCCGCCAGCGGCTCGGTGCCATCGAGGGTCGGCGCGTGGTGATCGTGGGCGACATCCTGCACAGCCGGGTCGCTCGCTCCAACGTGATGCTGTTGGCCACGTTGGGCGCCGAGGTGGTGCTGGTGGCGCCGCCGACACTGCTGCCGGTCGGCGTCGAGGGCTGGCCGGCCACCGTCTCCTATGACTTCGACGCGGAGCTCCCCGCCGCGGATGCCGTGTTGATGCTGCGGGTGCAGGCCGAGCGGATGAATGGCGGGTTCTTCCCGTCGGTGCGCGAATACTCGGTGCGCTACGGCCTTTCGGACCGGCGCCAGGCCATGTTGCCGGGCCACGCCGTCGTGCTGCACCCCGGCCCGATGGTGCGCGGCATGGAGATCGCGTCGTCGGTGGCGGACTCATCGCAATCCGCGGTGCTGCAACAGGTTTCCAACGGCGTGCACGTGCGGATGGCCGTGCTGTTCCACGTGCTGGTCGGTACCGATTCTGCGGAGCAGAAGGCAAAAGAGGTGGTGGCATGA